The DNA region AGACGCTGTGAGGAGTCCAAGACTGGCCCTGCCGCCAGGTTAGCACAGGTGCTAACCGCGCCTCCTAGCAATGGCTGCTACTGTGTCCCTGAACATGCTCAGCAACAAggatgtatgtatgtgtaaCTGGTTCATGTATGTCTGACGTCTGCGGATATGAATCATTCTCATCTGCATTTTGCTTTGTTGCcgtcattaaaatgaatgtttgtgcACGTGCACAGAGCCAAGGCGCCGCTGTGCAGGACTTGGCGTGCGTCTAATTATGTGCAAAGCGGTGCATTGTGTGCCTGTGCAAACGGATGGTGTGCCTTGGTGAATCACACACCCAGTGTGCGCATATGTGATCGCCGCTGTGCCTCCCCTGCCGCTCAGCTCCCTGTGGGCAACAGATGCAGCCGCTCGCGTCACGGCGCCGCCCGCCGCTGCTCGTTTGTGTGCTCGTTTATGCgtctgtttgcctgtttgcGTCAGGGGGGGGCGCGGCCCGGGTGGTCTCAGCTAGACAGTAAGCAGCATTGATAAGATGGAGGTGGAAGGTGAATGGCGGGTGAAGGCTGTTATCGCTAGCGCCCGCCTCAGACTCCGGCACCACCGCCTGCTGGACCCTGAAAACTCGTTTTGACAGATGCATCTCCTCCCTAGCTGTCGACGCGCAGCGGGGGGCTGATGACACTCGCTCGCCCGAGCGGCTCAGAGTAGAGTTAGCCGGCATCACGTCGAGCAAACCTGCAATTTATACTTTTTGCCTCGGGCGTTAAGCTGAATAATGACATGCACGAGTCAACCACCATCTCACCAGGCCTGTGCCAGCTCATCGTTTCCACACTAACTTTAcagaatattgttttttttttgctttttccatATTTCCAAATGGGTTTAACTGTGAGATGAGGTTATAATGATCTATGCAGCAATGGGAAGATATGCTCGTCTCATGGAGTTGATTTattctgtaaatgtgttttatgctACAGCGTCTAGTGGTGTGTTGGACGCACAGTAATTACCGCAGCTCTGGGCTTCCCTCCTGTCACAGACACGCTCGCAACAGACAACAGTGTTTGTTAAATGtcctgtttctattttttttaactcaaaACAGGCAGATCCCCAGAGCCTGATGTGTTCTGCGAGCCGGGCCAATCAAAAACACCACAATGCTGCAGTATCGATTCGACTtctcatttttaaatgttaagtCAGCTTCTCAAAAGACCCATGAATCACACAAATCACAGTATCAACAAAAAATGGGATTGGAGCTTTTGCATGGGGAGGAAATTTATATTATTTCGGTGATAAACCCGACCAAAGTAAAGCGATTAGAAATAAGTTCAGTTCCCACGAGAAGTGATACTAAAAAACACGATTGAAATTGTCTGCTACTGTAACTGATGGGAGCTTTTTGGGTTCCTGACAGGACTGTGTCTCATTTCGTTCACAGATCAgagagagcaaacacacaggaggtGACCCTTATTATATCCTGAAGGAGCCAAGACACAGAGCATGACCCTGTCTCCGTCTGCTGTGCCAAAGGACAGCCAGGGAGAAGCCTCCGCGGCCAGAGAACCGTCGGCCTTCTAGCTCCACCAGGAGCCCTTTGAACCCCGCTCCAAGCTGCACCGGGGGACCCGAACGTTCCCCCGACTCCACCAGGAGGCTCGCTCCGACCCGTCTGCCAACTCAGATAACCCTCTGATCGTTGGCCACCACATGTTTGAGGTGACTGTAGGTGACCGCCGCCGCCCATTctcgagcagcagcagcagcagaagcagcacccTCCCGGGACCTCGGTCTGCACCATGCAGTGGAGACGGCGGCATTACTGCCCCATCAAGATGACCTGGACCGTCAAGCGTTCGCTTTTCCGAACCCACGTGACCGGCCTCCTGTCGCTGGCTCTGCTCTTCACCCTCttcttgtttttcagtcatCAGGACTGGCTGCCGGGGCGCAGCGGGCCGCGGGAAAACCCGCTGACCTACACGATAAGGGGTTTCCGCAGCCCCAAGGGAGAAGCCAATCAGAACAGCTCCCTGAGAAGCCTGTGGAAGGAAGCAGGGTATGCAGCGCCAAAGCCACTGCTCAACCTGAGCTCTCAACAAGCAGAGGGGGCAGcgggggaggcaggaggagggggcggcggcggggCCAGGATGGGCGTGATGGGGCTCGGGGATTCCATGAGCACCAACAACAGTTTACAGAAGGAGATGGGAGTGGGTGGGAGGCTGAACGCTCAGCCTTACCGCTACATCCTCAACGAGCCCTTCAAGTGCAGGGACAGCGCGCcgttcctcgtcctcctcatcgcCGCAGAGCCCGGACAGCCCGACGCGCGCAACGCCATCCGCCAGACGTGGGGCAACGAGAGCGTGGCCATGGGCCTGGGGTTCGTCCGCCTTTTCCTGCTCGGTGCTGGGAAAAGCTCGGACGCCTTCCTCCAGAGCAGCATTGAAGAAGAGAGCCGGGCTCACCATGACATCATCCAACAGGACTACCAGGACACCTACTACAACCTGACTGTCAAAACCCTGATGGGCATGAACTGGGTGGCCACCTACTGCCCACACGCCTCCTACGTGATGAAGACCGATAGCGACATGTTTGTCAACACCGAGTATCTCATCCAAAAGCTGCTGAAGCCCGAGCTGCCTCCCAAGCAGAGGTACTTCACCGGCTACCTGATGCGGGGCTATGCACCAAACCGGAACAAGGACAGTAAGTGGTACATGCCACCAGAACTGTATCCAAGCGAGCGCTACCCGATATTCTGCTCAGGCACCGGGTACGTGTTCTCAGGGGACATGGCTGAGCTGATCTACCAGGCCTCGCTCAGCATCCGCCGGCTGCACCTGGAGGACGTGTACGTGGGGATCTGCCTGGCCAAGCTGCGCATcgacccggcgccgccgcccaaCGAGTTCCTCTTCAACCACTGGCGAGTGTCTTACTCCAGTTGTAAGTACAGCCACCTGATCACGTCACATCAGTTCCAGCCTAGCGAACTCATCAAATACTGGAACCACTTACAGAGCAACAAGCACAACGCCTGCATCAACGTGACCAAGGAGAAGAACGGCAGGTACCGGCACCGAAGGTTTCACGGGGAGAGGCCTCCGTGACCCACCTGTGACTGTGGGAACATGGGCACGTCGTACCTGCAGCCGGTGCCGGCATGTTGGACTCAGCACTAAACACTGTATGGGAAAAAAGCACATTGATTTTGGTATTGTGTACAGTCGATGATACaaactatttttttaatttgagagCAGATGTTCCGTATTGTAAACTTGTTGAGGTATTTGACAAAGGAAGAACTGAGGACACGTGGTTGTGATGCGTAGCGCGCTACAGCTCAGAGGTGGTGTTTATGATAATTCAGGTGCCAATGGAAAGGTGGTAATTTAAGCTACAGTTAATAGGAGGGTTCTCCTCTAAAGCATAGTAACGTTTGTCACACTCgaatctaaaaaaataaaaaaagacaagaagtTGTGTTTACGCAAATAAAGGGAAATGTACATGTATTCTGTTGAAAGTTACACTACCTAAATATGAATGAAAGTATCTTTAACGTTGACCAGTTATGCTGCCCTGTTTCTCAGCGTTTACAGATTTATCAAATACCATGAGTCCAAACACTACGGCAGGAGAAGAGAAGGTTTATCCGTCACgaactgtattttatttttaaaggattaACTCGCAGCCACTCAGAATCACCCCAGAGATGACTGAGATTGTATTTTTTAAAGCTTTACATTGAGTATGACTCTGCACTTGAATCAATTAACAATTAAATGTGCTgaattcattttgtttgtggttggtgtgtttttcttcagttTTTCAGTTATTGCCAAcatatttattgtatgtttATAAGGGAAGTGGATTTCATCTGTTTGCAGTTCAGGCTGTGCTGAACTTTAATCCCAGAGCATCACATTCACACTCGACGGCCACTTTGTCAGCTTCACCTGTAAAGGCCAGTTCAATAATGGCAACTCCGCTTCCACAaggtcatactgtaatttccatttttttaagTCGAAGCTGTCAGAAAGCAAACAATTCCACAATAGGTTGATTATGATTGATTGCTGAGGTCCTGGATTCACAGAATGAAGAAACAATATCATCTAACTTTAATATTAGTTTAATATTAGTTATTATAAGAAACAACAAATTCTTGTATGTGACTTTTAACACATGGCTCGTTTTGctacacttcctgtttttagaACTAGTTTGACAGCTGGATTTCTTTTTCAAGCTGTTAATAAGCTACATATCATAGACATATTGCAAATCTACACAAGCCTTGACGCTAATCAATAAATAGCTGCAGTGCTGGATGTTTAACGTGCTTGACATTTGCCTCGAAAGTTGTTGTCAGATCTTCACACCTTTATTTTGTAGAACACACCGTTATCATACCATTTATAAGACCATTCTGAATAATGTACATTCCCTACAAACAAAACCACTGATAGCTAATAAAAGGTAATGTTGCATTCAATGGACCTTAGAGAAATGCATTAACTCCAGAATAGAAAAGTAAGACATTCAGCTGAGATAGAAAAGACTGAAAAGACAAGCAATCTCAAGGCTGACTGATGAGGAATGAATTAAACATCGCCAAacgccagcgtccacggggaatGTGAAATACTCTGCAGCAGTACCTAACtttagattttaattaaaaatgaatgcacATGCTTTTGAAAGGCTGCCAGTGTTACTCCAGATGGAACTGAACCTGCAACCTGTGCTGCCGGTGTGGGTAtttatgggtgtgtgtgcgcacgcgggTGATAAATACCCACCGTAGCGCTCTGGGCCACCAAAACAAAGCACGTATAATTGGGTGATGACTTGAAATAGCCTATATCAGATTAACGTAATGTAATTAAACTAATGGAGAGCAGGAGCAGACTCCACATCTGTCActtgtgtttttaatcacatactgtagacgtTTGAGTGACTGTGTTTAGGGAGCTGTAAAATAGGTGATGTTAACACAGTGGTGCATTTTAAGCTGCTAATCGCTGAGCAAAAACATCTTAAGGGAGGAGAGAGCTGAAATGGTGAAGACGCTTTATCTGAGATGTTTGTCTCAGATAGTGACAGGGAATTATTGGATGCTGGTGCCACAGGCAAAGGCACAACAGCTTCATTTCTGCACTTTGTTCTCACTCATGTTAGCATTTATGCAATAACATCAGCCTCATTTCAGTTATGGTGGCGTCTATTAGCAGACTGGCAGCTCCGTCTCCTTATGCAAACAGCAGCTTTCCCCCACATTTAGAAGTGCAGGATCTATATATTATGTATGTCTGCACGCTGTTTCTTGGTGACATGATCTTCAGCAACTCTCAGCTCTTAAGGCGAGAATATTATTCTGTAAATGTCAAAAACATCCTTGAAAGGATTCCCTGGAGTTTGGGTATATAGTCTCTGCCGGTCCCACGTAGAGCGGTGTGACGGCGCGGAACTGCCGCGGTTCACATTcgaaatcaaataaataaaaagcagagacgcagcaGAAGCTCGCTGTCAGTGTGGAAGAAGCGCACTTTTCACCGACGCCTCCTGAAGCCCCAGGAGCGTGTACCGTCTGATTAACTGTGACGGCGAAGCCTCTATTCTGACAGTCAGGCACAAGCGTTTGCCAATTAAGTGGCGGCTGGAGACGTCTGCTGCGGTTGAGGAAGGTGCTGCTGCTCGGACGGCTCTGAATCCGGGGATTAGTTGTGGCGTTGGCAGCGTTCATCTGTGGCGCCGGCGCCGTCTGCTGAGCACCGACGTTCACGACGCTCAGTCTGTCATTGAGGTTGCTCTTCATGCAGCACCAGCTGTTTTAGGCCGAACGTGTGGTCCAATCGAAAAGAGGCTCTTATTAGGAAACTTAAATTTGCTCTTAATGACCATTAGGTAAAACCAGCCATTCATTCACTCCACGGGGTCCATAGTTCAACGAAATGGTGTTTATTCAGCCTTCagcctttttcctcttttatgAACCTACACTGTTCGCTCCCATATTTAAATGAACCCGTGATGAATGTCTGTGACATTATACGTCTTGATAAACCCAAGCTGACATTAAACCATCCCATCAATTAAGGCACTGTggatgctgttgctgctgtggccttCAGATACAGTAGCTGGATGCGCTTGGCCTTCGTCTGCAGTATAAATGACGCTGCTTTAAAGGCTTTATGCAAAAGCATTTTGCTTAACGGAGAAACTCTGCAAAGATTCAGGTCCAGGTTCTAGGCACCACAGCTACATCACTGCAGACTGagccaaaataaaagaaaaagtacGTAACACTGTTTATGCTACTTTGCAAAGTAATTACACAAACACTGGTCACTATACAAAAGTGATACATCTCCTTCCCAAAGCACCTGCTACGACACTTTGAGCAATTCGTGGAACCCTCAGTTGTTCCCAGATACTCATCGCCCTCCATTAGTAATGATTAAAGTCATGACTCAAAGTGAGAGGATATTGGGAACAAGGTTTGGTATCATTCATGCATGTCCTATGCAATCAGCCCAGGAGATTACCAGCATCCGGCCGCACTCAACCCTTCAACAAATGATGAAAACGAAGGAGGGCGGGGGAGGAAAGCAGAGTGGGGGAAAGTGAGgcaaaacacaggagagggagagcggagGCGGAGATAGATGGACTGGTCGGCTCCCGAGGAGACGAAGAAGCATCGCGGGATGAAGTGGACGAGGAGAAGCAGGCGGCTACGCAGGTGAAGGCGAAAAGGATGAGGTGCGAAGGAAgaaacagcaggaaggagggCGTGATGAATGAAGAGAAAAGGAGCAATGACTGATCAGTATTGAAAAgctgtgctgctgtaaatgtgGTATAAGAGGCTAACAGTGGAAACGGATTGAGATGTCTGCCGTGATGGAGTGGACGCTGTGGCCCAGCTTAGCATCACAGCTCACTGTTCCTCAGGAGCCGGAGAAGAGAAAATACACTTGAGCGAGAGACAAATGTTCTGACCTTTCCGTACCTGCCAGGCCTGTAACCTGACTAATACCCTTGTGCGAGCATAACTGATGAATACTAATGGAAGCGGTAGTTGACTGAATGTGATGCAGAAAATGGGAAATGTCAGCGGCTCAAAAACCATCAGCTTATTTATAGAGAAGCGGAAAAGAGGCATTAGGTATAATATTTAACAACAGGGCAAAATCTGATTTTGTTTGTATTGATGAAGCATTTCTATCCAAAGTGAAGCGAGGGATGATTGATGTTAGCAGCGACGTGTCTTTTCTAGTCTGGGTTACTGCTACTGACTGCCCCCGTCCCCTTCTCTTCCCTGGAATTAAACACGGTGAGAGGATTTCTATGAACCCATATCTTTcctatttaatttaatatttcacaAAACTGATTAGCTTAGTAGCATGAAAACCGCTACGTTCACTAATCTTAGCTGAGCCACGCAATCTATTTTCCAAAATgccaatcatttatttatttagacatGAATCAACTGTAACAAACATCATCGTCGAGCAATAATCCCTGATCTGCGATCAAAACTATTTTAACAAATCAACACAAGCAGGAAAGacgcatacatacatacatacatagatTACGAAGGTGTCGCGCTACAGGCCGACGTAGTCAAATGTAAAAGGCGTCTTACTGTGGAGCCGTGAACCGGGCCGCGCTCACTCCCAGCAGCGTCTCTCACAAACAGCCTCGCATCCTGGATAATTAAAGAAGCAGCTCCAGATTCCCTCCCAGTCATTTCTTAGGAGGCAGGCTGCTTCTTCGCTGCCCTCTCCCTAACGCTTTCAGACAGATGGCAGATTCCAGCCAAGACTCAAGGACTCAATGATGGGGCGGTGCCAGCGTTGAGCCCCGATCTATTTATAAATGTAATTTGACAGTGACACTCCACAGTGCAGGAGAACTGCTGGACATCCAACCTGCCAGCGCTCACATAAACAAATCCAGGCCTGTTGGCGCTTTGAAGGGCCCCTGATGATGCTGCTCGCTGCCTGTGTGGCACTCTGGCCTCCAGCCACACACAATGTGGCCCTGGTTGTATAATGTAGGACCTGTGTTCAGCGCGAGGTTCAATAGGAGCACATAATGCAAAACATCACCGTGAGGCAGAGGCCCAGCAGTGCAGAGCAGCGATgggcacacagacaaactagaCTCAAGTAGAGTCCAACAGCTCAACACCAGCAAAATATCATATTATTTGGGAATTATTTGGACGCAAACAACGGAGAAGTTCTCGACTgtccaagttcctcctctgATCTCATTGAGATGAATCATCGAGAACCTGAGGCAGGTGCTGTGGAACTGCACGCGTCTCTGCTGTAGGAGCTGCTGGTGATATATGTACGTGGGTGGAGACTTCACACATGCTCAAAACGTATGACACCTAATATTAATTATGAATGTCTTTAAAGCATCTATAGATTCTAAATCTGTCTGCACTTTACGTAACCTTCCAGTTTGTGCTGTGAATGCATTTGCATCTTTGAGACTTACTGCAGCTCGTTTATAATGAGAGTGACAGTTCTCATAACATTCATCTGATGCAACTGGAAATGCAAAAAATTGAATGGTTAAAATTAAAGTTTCCTTTTTAATCTACTGGAGTTTGGAGTTTTTGAAACAAATCACAAAATATTAGGATCCTTTAACGATTTCTTCTGTGTTTATTATGTACAGTGACAGGTCTTTGTGGTATTtatgttaaaaataaacacaactcTTTAGAATAGTGATGCAAAATGAACTGAGCTTCATCAAAATCTGGGAAAAGTGGAGGAGccgctttgattgacaggtgacttctgtggaggagcagcacagcagtgcCTGATTCGCAGCACAGATGGTGTCAGGAAGCGACGAGTCGAGCGCTGGCGCCGCGGACGCTGCACTCACCCGTTCATCCGAGCTCCTGCCCGGTTCCTTGGCGTTTTCTAGCACGCGCCTGCGTTCATTCGTCCTCGGCGATCGATGAGGTCGGCGCTCCCATCCGTCCTGCGTCCGGCCCGCCCTCGCCGTTAGCGGGGGCGGaggagggcagcagcagcacctccacctctgccagGCTCATGTTTCATTGCGGTGTTTACTCTCACGCACGCCGCGATGACAAACGAGAGCAAATGGCATTAGAGGGGTTAAAGGACTGTGCTGCGGAATGTGAGCCCGAAGGCTGCCTTCAGGAGACGCTCAGAGGCCTCGTCGGCTCAGTGAAAACACAATTCCTGCTACCGCACAAACGTCCCTTCCTGATGCTGAGAACTGAAAGTGTGCAGGCAGCTTCTAACTGGACCCGTGTCCTCATCGGGGCTCTAATTTTACAGTTAATGACTGTAATACAGTGTTTTTTCATTAATGAATGGCATTACATCGACTGAACACATCATGTTTGTTGCTGTCACAGGATAAATTATAGCTGGGACTCTGTTTTCCTGCAACCAGACAtggttctgactgtgtgtgCACTCAGTTTGCTCTTGCTCTTTGCTGGCTTTTGTTTTGGTAGTTTGTCTTACTTCTTAATCAACTGGAATCTCTCCCAAAGGATGAAACGTGCGCAGGAAGCAGGCGATGGCCTCGTAAAGCACAGCCGATGAGTCAGATCGCTCTTAaagcaacacaaatacaaaatgtgAACCCAAAGCCCCGTTTCTCTTCTCTGCGTTCTTGTCCTTCACTTAGGACCTTCAGTCCAGCAGCATTAAAGGGTGATAATACTAAAAAACAGGAGCATAGCTTAAAATTACTGTGACTTATCCCTTGTTTGATGAGTTCACTGGAATGTTTGTTTGACATATTTCAACAGATTATGAAACAGAACGGTTGCTGAGGCAACGCTGATGTGACACCAGCCATGATGTGCTGTTCCATTATGGGATGGCAGCCCTGACGCTAGTTGCTATACTAAGCTAATCGTGTCATCAAGCAGGCATTTTCTCATCCTAACTTTTGACAAGTGGGCCGCTGATCAGGAGCGCTGTCTGCTGGTGACTGCTGACTCAATCCTCATTTGCTCTCACATTTCATCTGGAACAACCCACTGCAGATTTGGTGCCGTCTCCTTCTTCAGACCTTCATGAAACCTTGTTAGTGGACACCGACAGCTGGCTGGAACACAGCAGAGAATGCAGCCATTTGCTGGAGGTTAGATGTATGGCTGACAGAAGAGAATATGACAAGGCCCTTTACAGATGGCAGGCAGGTCTGACAGTCTTACACCGGGCTCATATTTGCTCCATGACCTTGGTTAACGGCAGCAAAGGAGAAAAGGAAGCAGGAACAGAGCTGCCAGGGACAAATACACCAGAAAGTACACTGACAGCTCAAATTAACAGCTCCGATTTTGCAACAGTATCAACTACACAGCTGATTTAAATATGCAGAATAACTAGATGGAGGGCAGTTAGATTTCTGAAGTTACATTATGTGAAATATCCCATCTACACAGAGACGAGGGAAGGGATGCGAAGGCTGGAAGCAAAGCTCCCACTTGCCTAATTGAGGTGATTGATGCTGGCCACTAACTCGGAACATCCAGCGTTccattaaaacaaaatgcagGAATCAAGACAGCAGCGCAGGAGGCCTAAACAAAAGTGGCAGCGTTGAAATTGCAGCCGTAACAAGTCCCAGCTCTCGATTTCTGAAATGGAAAAATTTGATACACGCAACATGTCCCAGGCCTTTGACGCAATCTGTTTTTAATTAGTTCAGTGTCATCTGTGACGGAGCAAAAGTCACATTTGCTTTCAGTGGAAGCTTCAAAAAGACTGGGCTGATTCGACTGTGACCACAGGAAGGATGtcaagtgtttgtgttggtaAAAAAATAATCTTCTGTTTCACCTTCGACTGAACGTTATTGTCACAATTTGAAGCATCTAAAACAGTTTTTCGAGATCtgcaataaatgtgtttttacagtcGTGAGCTCCTCACCCACTGCCTTTGTATGAAACCATGTTGTGGCCCTCGCAGCCTTCAGCATCCAGCACCaagttttcagttttcattGCCCTCCTTCTGGGAATGTGGTCAAAGTTTGCCCCACATTCGGATGAAAAGCACAGACAAGCGGCACTAAGTGGATCATCATGTATTCGCTACACCTGTTCCGTGTCAAACGTTCTCGGTAAGTGAGGCTCCTGAAAGGTCCGCTCTCCTCGGACTACAGTAAGACGGAATCCTCGGGACATAATTGAGATTGATTAAGCCTGAGCACGAGCAGATTGAGGTCAGAACTCACACAGGAACAAATATTTTGAAAGGGGTCCGGGGAGTGCAGCATGCAAATAAAGGAGGAAGCTGACAAAGCCCTGCACCGCCGCGTGTTggctaaataaacacacatttggaCAAGCTGTTAGATTAGTGGACCGCatgggagctgctggagaaacgGAGGTGTTACTGTGCATTAAAGGGTTTAAACACATAGACAGGTGTCAGAGCCAAACCAGTCGAACGGATGAAGCAGCTGATAAAAGgctcaaaatgaaaaagaatagaaataaacaaatgacttTTAACTGGTCACGTGTGCATTTAGTGACATAGTGACACAGTGATAattgtcacggaacggcagataaaggacccacatgcacagcaccgaggcaagatgaatattaaacgcaggtttatttctcaaggcagggtcgggcagtccaggtcgtacacggaagagttcagtaagcagaaaacaagggagcaggcaatctctgatacaatgtccaggcagggttcggtacacaagtgggctcagcgaaagtacaggcagggataaagcaaaactcacagtcagtagttagtccagggtcaggcaggatacacaaggcaaaaccagaacaaaacacgaggaacaaggaacacgaacgacgatctggcagggaactaaggacacaggagctgactaaatacacaggtgagtgattaactgattacagacaggtgtgggtaatgagctagggagaacagaactgataacaggaagtaaagcagaaacagaaacagaaaccgggagtgctaccacaataaaaccggaaat from Betta splendens chromosome 4, fBetSpl5.4, whole genome shotgun sequence includes:
- the b3galt2 gene encoding beta-1,3-galactosyltransferase 2 isoform X1, with the translated sequence MQWRRRHYCPIKMTWTVKRSLFRTHVTGLLSLALLFTLFLFFSHQDWLPGRSGPRENPLTYTIRGFRSPKGEANQNSSLRSLWKEAGYAAPKPLLNLSSQQAEGAAGEAGGGGGGGARMGVMGLGDSMSTNNSLQKEMGVGGRLNAQPYRYILNEPFKCRDSAPFLVLLIAAEPGQPDARNAIRQTWGNESVAMGLGFVRLFLLGAGKSSDAFLQSSIEEESRAHHDIIQQDYQDTYYNLTVKTLMGMNWVATYCPHASYVMKTDSDMFVNTEYLIQKLLKPELPPKQRYFTGYLMRGYAPNRNKDSKWYMPPELYPSERYPIFCSGTGYVFSGDMAELIYQASLSIRRLHLEDVYVGICLAKLRIDPAPPPNEFLFNHWRVSYSSCKYSHLITSHQFQPSELIKYWNHLQSNKHNACINVTKEKNGRYRHRRFHGERPP
- the b3galt2 gene encoding beta-1,3-galactosyltransferase 2 isoform X2 — its product is MQWRRRHYCPIKMTWTVKRSLFRTHVTGLLSLALLFTLFLFFSHQDWLPGRSGPRENPLTYTIRGFRSPKGEANQNSSLRSLWKEAGYAAPKPLLNLSSQQAEGAAGEAGGGGGGGARMGVMGLGDSMSTNNSLQKEMGVGGRLNAQPYRYILNEPFKCRDSAPFLVLLIAAEPGQPDARNAIRQTWGNESVAMGLGFVRLFLLGAGKSSDAFLQSSIEEESRAHHDIIQQDYQDTYYNLTVKTLMGMNWVATYCPHASYVMKTDSDMFVNTEYLIQKLLKPELPPKQRYFTGYLMRGYAPNRNKDSKWYMPPELYPSERYPIFCSGTGYVFSGDMAELIYQASLSIRRLHLEDVYVGICLAKLRIDPAPPPNEFLFNHWRVSYSS